From a single Cyprinus carpio isolate SPL01 chromosome A3, ASM1834038v1, whole genome shotgun sequence genomic region:
- the LOC109048724 gene encoding ADP-ribosylation factor-like protein 6-interacting protein 1 gives MAEGDNKSANLLAQETSQLEEQLQGWGEVILAGDQVLRWQKPWYPAALVGATTILFMLIYYLDPSVLTGLSCTVMILCLADYLVPTLAPRVFGSNKWTTEQQQRFHEICGNLVKTQRRILGWWKRLFALKEEKPKMYFFSVISSLVAVAWIGQEVHNLFLTYLIVSFLLLLPGLSQHGIITKYGGMVKREINKLLKQKEKKNE, from the exons atggcTGAGGGCGATAATAAAAGCGCAAATCTGTTG GCTCAAGAGACGAGTCAGCTGGAAGAGCAGCTGCAGGGATGGGGAGAGGTGATCCTGGCCGGAGATCAGGTCCTGCGTTGGCAGAAGCCGTGGTACCCAGCAGCATTAGTGGGCGCCACCACCATCCTGTTCAT GCTTATCTACTACTTGGACCCCTCTGTGCTTACTGGTCTGTCCTGCACGGTCATGATCCTGTGTCTGGCTGATTACCTGGTGCCCACTCTTGCTCCCCGTGTTTTTGGTTCCAACAAATG GACCACAGAACAGCAGCAGCGTTTCCATGAGATCTGTGGGAACCTTGTGAAGACTCAGCGCCGCATTCTCGGCTGGTGGAAACGTCTGTTTGCCCTGAAGGAAGAAAAGCCCAAAATG TATTTCTTTTCCGTCATCAGCAGTCTTGTGGCCGTGGCCTGGATCGGACAAGAAGTGCATAACCTCTTCCTCACCTACCTGATCG TGAGTTTCCTTCTGCTTTTGCCTGGCCTCAGCCAGCATGGCATCATCACCAAATATGGTGGCATGGTGAAGAGAGAGATCAACAAACTTCTTAaacagaaggagaagaagaatgaGTAA
- the LOC109048716 gene encoding gastrula zinc finger protein XlCGF57.1-like yields MMFIKEESEDTCDPEPCTIDNKHQEGLVEVKEESPILNEVEEKNQHHLTGEKSLTCSQTENNFSQSGTQSRVKKPFTCSLCGKHCAHKGHLNDHMLTHTGEKPFACPQCGRRFSRRRKLNDHILIHNEEKPFVCPQCGKRYKRNEHFQIHLLGHDRGKPFTCSQCGKSFSYKRSFNDHIKIHTGERLHTCLQCGKSFLNKGHLKEHTKIHSGERPFACSQCGKSFISKQNVTSHMRIHTEEKPFKCLQCGKGFAWASCLKTHMRHSHSEEREFTCEHCNKTFVLESYLKRHLKIHQNEKPFVCSFCGKSFLWLLCFKAHQKIHEGVKTHVCSECGRAFTTADYLTKHQKVHTGERPYMCLYCGKSFSKKANLGEHVRLHTGEKPYTCAQCGCSFTSAKGLSYHREKQCSQSVPNSCSVEIQVVSDMPKDCISTKKAITSTTFSGE; encoded by the exons atgatgttTATTAAGGAGGAGAGTGAGGACACGTGTGATCCAGAGCCATGCACAATAGATAATAAGCACCAAGAAG GCCTCGTGGAAGTGAAAGAGGAAAGTCCAATTCTGAATGAAGTGGAGGAGAAGAATCAGCATCATCTCACTGGAGAAAAATCATTGACTTGCTCCCAAACTGAAAACAATTTCTCACAAAGCGGCACTCAATCAAGAGTcaaaaagcctttcacctgctctcTGTGTGGAAAACATTGTGCCCATAAAGGTCACCTTAACGATCACATGTTaactcacaccggagagaagccattcgcttgccctcagtgtggaaggaGATTCTCCCGCAGAAGAAAACTTAATGATCACATACTAATTCACAATGAAGAGAAGCCTTTCGTctgtcctcagtgtggaaagaggtACAAACGTAACGAACACTTTCAAATTCACTTACTAGGTCACGATAGAGGCAAACCCTTCACCtgctctcaatgtggaaagagtttcagttaTAAACGAAGCTTTAATGATCACAtcaaaattcacactggagagcgTCTGCACACGtgccttcagtgtggaaagagtttcctgAATAAAGGACACCTTAAGGAACACACAAAAATCCACAGCGGAGAGCGACCTTTcgcctgctctcagtgtggaaagagcttcatcAGTAAACAGAACGTTACAtctcacatgagaattcatactgaAGAGAAGCCTTTTAAAtgccttcagtgtggaaagggttttGCGTGGGCAAGCTGTCTGAAAACCCATATGCGCCACTCTCACTCTGAAGAAAGGGAGTTTACCTGTGAGCACTGCAATAAAACCTTTGTTTTAGAGTCATACCTAAAGAGACACTTGAAAATTCATCAAAACGAGAAACCTTTTGTCTGTTCGTTTTGCGGGAAAAGTTTTTTATGGCTTCTGTGTTTTAAAGCACACCAGAAAATACATGAGGGTGTGAAAACCCATGTCTGCTCAGAGTGTGGGAGAGCCTTTACTACAGCCGATTATTTGACAAAACACCAAAAAGTCCATACGGGAGAACGGCCGTACATGTGCTTAtattgtggaaagagtttcagtaaGAAAGCAAACCTGGGAGAACATGTAAGACTgcatactggagagaagccgtacacCTGCGCTCAGTGTGGATGCAGCTTCACCTCAGCAAAAGGTTTAAGTTATCACAGAGAAAAGCAGTGTTCCCAAAGTGTGCCAAATTCATGCTCAGTTGAAATCCAGGTAGTGTCAGATATGCCCAAAGATTGCATTTCTACCAAAAAAGCAATTACATCTACAACATTTAGTGGCGAATAA